caattctttgttacgGAAGATGGTTAGGGCTGGATGGGTACAAAGAGGAAGGGGcagatgtatttggaaatgacggtgatgtaaaaaacaaaagataccagtAACCCTTAAAAAACTTTTTCTTAAAGAGAGAGCCTAGTGCTCTTATTGCCACATGATTACCGAGAGGTTGGGGAATAGCCCCATTCAGACTTGGCTCTGTGCTGCTTTTCTGGTGACCTGAATGCAAACCTGTTGGGCTGCCTTGGCCTATCCTTTGGGTGTACCACATATTTTTCATACAATTGTGATTTTATCTGAGAACATCTGCAACAGTTAGGAACATTTATTCCTCATCAGATGGAGACTTTATGCTAACTACAGACAAGATGTACTTTCATAGATCAGGTGACCTGCGTGGGTAGGACTACCAGCATTAAGGGCCAAACAGCTGGGCACAGCTACTTgggtatattctttttttgtagCATCACATCATGGCTTTGAGTCAGGAGCACTGGGTTGGGAGTCTGCAGATCTGGGTTCTGCTCTCGACTCTGTCTTGAGACCAATTATGTGCCGTGATCATGTGCAAgtaatttcccctctctgggccttagttttctcctctggaaAATAGGAGGATAGACCATTAGGTGTGTTAGACATGCAGCCAGCTGGCAATATGCAGGCTACAAAGCTTTCCAGTACCCTGGAACcaaatcaaaatgtaattgggaaattttaacaaagcaaaaaatagaatacaacataaataatgtcaattggtagttttctaagtcaatgtgcagcccTGAGGGATTTGTTTCTATGTGAGTACGATACCGCTGGACCAGATAATCGTCTGCTCATTtaatctaaggtctcttccaggcctgacatcctgtgttctatcGTTCTCCGATTTAAAGCAGGAAGTGGTGTGGTGCAATGGAATGAGCCtttgacttggaatcagaagagatcTGGGTaacccctgggcaagttactctctgaccctcagttttccaGCTCTGTGAAACAGGGGTACAAAGAGGCAGTACCTGTAATGATAGACACCTGACCTGAGGGTTAGGAAGATGTGGTTCTAAGTCCTGTGCCTACTGTAtactcactgtgtgtgtgtgtgtgtgtgtgtgtgtgtgtgtgtgtgtgtgtgagagagagagagagagagagagagagagagagagagagggagagagagagaaagagagagacagacagacagacagagagacaaagagacagagacagagagacagagacagagagacagaaagagagagagggagagagagagagagggagggagagagagagagagagagagagagagagagagagagagagagagagggagagagagagagagagagagagagagggagagagagagagagagggagagagagaagagagagggagagagagaagagagagggagagagagaagagagagagagggagagagagggggagagacacagatagagagagagagagagaaacagatcaagagacagagagagtagagaaagaaagagagatagagaggagagagagagagagagagagagagagagagagagagagaataagagagagagagagagagagaataagagagagagggagagagagagagggagagagagagagggagagagagagaatagtgcTTTAGAGTTGTGGGGCATATACAAAGAATTCAGGGAAGTCTGGAAAGGTTTATACAAACTGCTGCAacatgaagtaagcagaacaaggggggaaagtgcctacaaaaatggaaatggaaatggaaatttagTAGGGGTACTCCCTGGAGAAGACATACAGTCTAGTTCTTTCCTTTGCTGAAATGACCCAGCAGTTCTTCATTGGTCCATCCTCATAACTGAGGGGTTATGTAGAAGATGTTTGGTCAAATAGTCTGGAGAAGTTACCCAATCAGTGAGCTGTAAGAAGAACTAAGGAGAAAGAGCCAGCTCTTTCCTTGGGgaattttttctcccttagaCTTTTGGCGAGAGGAGGAAGAATGTTTGTATTTTTCTGcctattgtttctttttctcccctctataTCCCCCTCCCCAGCAATAATGTTGGTCTGTAGCTTGAACACATAGCAATGACAATCAGCCTATGcagaggtaggtggtacagtggagagagtgccaggactggagtcaggaagactcatcttgagttcaaatctggcctcagatacttcctagctgtgtcaccctgggcaagtcacttaaccctatttacctcagtttcctcatctgtaaaatgagctagagaaggaaacgacaaacctctccagggtctttgccaagaaaaccccaaatggggtcacaaaaagttggacatgactgacaaCTGACTGAACACTATGCCAACCTAAGACTGAACCTTGAGTGTCTGGTTATTtctctcactttccttttttcttcccttgggCATACTAACCACCCAACCATACCTCTCCCAACTCCACCctcactcaattttttttcttttccaggttaaacattcTCAGATCATTCAGCCTTTCTTCATATTATTTGGTTTTGAATCTTTTCCCTATCTTGGTTACTCTCCTTTGGACATGTTCTAACTTAGCAATATCTGTCCTAAAATATAGTGCCCATGATTCAACACATGTTCTCTGACTAGGGCAGAGTGTATCGGGAATGGGCTGTCATTCTGGACACTGCTGGTTTCTTTGCCTGTATTATTTGCTTGACATTTCTCCTACGCTGCCTCCATTATTTCTTAGAATGCTGTCTTGtagagtcacttaacttttgccttGTTGGACTTTTCACATTTTATGCCTTCTGTGTCCAACTTGACAGGAAGCCCTTCAGGAACCAGAAGGATTCTGTGGGATCCTGTCTCACCTACTGCATGTAGCAAGGGTTCATTAAATACTGGTTGAATGAGGACTTGGGCCTAGTGGGAGAGACAGGGGGAAGAACTATGGGAAGTATCTACCACTTCAAATGAACAAATCagaactctcaaagtagaagttAGGACCTACCAAGGTGGGTTACTACCTCCCACCTCACCAGGAGACTGGTGGTACTGAAAGAGGTGATGGAAGATAATGGAAAGATTAAAattggcttctttttttcttccctatatcctcagtgcctagagaggcaatggggcataatgTATAAAGAGCTagccttggcatcaggaagatctggctttGAGTCTCACATCTGATACATataggctgtgtgactctggataagtcccTAGATccctcagtgccctaggcaatgCTTGAACACTATATGTTGCAGGATGGTTAGAATTTAGACTCAATAGAGGGTGTTTCCTATGGGCCTCCTATACCAACGAAATCACAGGTTGGTTGAAAGTTGTCTAGAatgtgttgttcagtccttttctgttgtgtccaactctttgtgaccccatttgggttttattggcagatactggaatggtttgccgtttagttctccagctcattttacagatgcgtgagggaaatgattatttttctattatattaataaccatttattaaattaggattgaggtttttcccttctatttcctcattcagagagTAGTCCCTGTCGATAaatcagtcagtctctgaaggacattgctgatagatgagatGAGATTGGCCAAATCCTCTGGATACATGCTCCAGGTTGTTGGgtgggaccccacccaactagaaggCCTTACAAACAAAATCTAACCTAGGTGAATTCTTGCCCTTAGGAAATGAGCCCATGTCATTGTACCCCTTcattagaatttagggtgacccagcttatgaaggagaaaaccaaacaGAATGGTCGGGTAGAGATGGATTTCTTTGTCTAGGTTTCTGGAGGCCAACGAATCTCCCAATCAAGTCATGTTCtcatcaggaagagctgaagacCTTTAGCCCAGCTCCTCATTAATATGGTATTtaagtacttttttttccccaaagatatTTAAGCATTCAGTGATCTCCATGATTTTGTCTTTGCTTACCAAGggaccactgaccatcaatttattgattatttgctggcctaattaataaattgattattaattacccagaaactctgtctctcaggctTTTAATTtgtcacatgaggaaactgaggctaacagggttaagtgacttgcccaaggtcacacagctagtaagtgactgaatccagatttgaattcaggaagatgactcttcctgactccaggcccagcctctgttcactctgccacctggctgccccatgtAGCTGGCACTTAATACTTTGGGGATTAGATTGGATATGGTTTTAGATGATCTTTGAATCCTAGCACCACTATTTCCTACTtatgggaccatgggcaagtcacttcctttctctgggactcagttttccttCCTGAAGGGCTCGGATTAAGTGGTTTCTCACATtgatagagtgtaagctccttgagttcagggattgccttttgcctctttggtatccccctgtgcctggaatataggaggtacttaataaatcttgaTTGATTGGTTTTCAGTCCCAAGTCTCATGATTCTAAAGGTCATGCCAACCATATTTAGAAGGGAAACTTGAAGGGGAGGGATGTGCCCAGCAAACTTCATTACCTGCACTTCAATGACCGCCTCCATTGGGCCAGCTTTTCCTCACAGAGCCCTTCTTCCACTTTCTGCAGTTTTCCCTTGTCTGGGAGGATGAAAAGCCCTGTGACATTTCCCTTAAAAGGTATTTCTAGAATCGTACAAGACAGCTGCTCATCATAAGCAGTTTTGTACTTGCCACCTCGGTACATCATGGGAACTTTCACTGACTTCCCGTTGATCAGAAAGAAGTCACCTTCTTTTGTGTCCTTTGtgttaaacttcttttcccattcaCCTTAGagagtgaaaacagaaaaaatgacaGATAATTCTAGGAGAGCAGAGCTCAACAGATATGATGAACTTTTAGTCATAGGATACATGGATCTGAAGGGGGGGAagcgggggaggggaagaggaggtttGAATTATACATCCCAGCAAGACTCCTTGGAGTTGGAAATGGGTTCTGGGTGGAGGACATTATAAAGAATGTGACAGATGCCCTAGTACAGTGGCAGACTTTGCCCATATGAACTTCTTTAATACTTTCAGTGTTTTTGATTTCTTAAGTGACAttcctccctctaccaatgcggTTTATAGTCCTTCATTTCTTAGTAGATGGCCTGCTGAATTGTTCTGGCCAGAGGATTAATTATCTGGTGTTGAACCTTCTCATGATAACCCCTTTGCACTTAGCTAGGCTGCATCTCAGATGACAGATTCACACTTTATTCCGGGCATGTACTCAAAGCCTTTTGAGATTAGGAAGAATTGTCAGAAGATGTTGGACATTGGTATAGGCttcaagaatccagggtcacctcccCTTAATGAGACATCTGAGATCACAGGATTAGAAGTACTTGTTAGTGGACTATCACTTACACACTCAAATACGcatatttctctctgtgtgtctctcccttGCATGttggatctctctgtctctgtttctatctctctgtctctctctctgtctctctgtgtccctgtctctctctgtctctatctgtctctgtttttgtttctgtctctgctctctctctctctctctctctctctctctctccccccccctctctctctcacacacacacacacacacacacacacacacacacacacacacaccagtctTTGCAACCTgaagtaaagaaaagagaaagagagagaaggaaggagagtgggaggaaagaaagagggagggaggaggagagaaagagagatagacacacacagaggtaGAGAATCAGAGATGCAGACATCTCCGCATCAGGAAGAAGTGTAGTgtcacagagatagagaaagaaagaaggtgggaggcagggaagaagagaaaaggaggggagaagggatgaggaggagaaagaagagaggaggaagaagggaaggaagagggaagaaaggaaaggaaaaagggaggaaaagagggaaggagagaggagaaaagagaaagaaaggaggaagggaagaaaaaggagagagaaagaatgggtgagtgagagagagagagagagagagtgagagagagagagagagagagagagagagaactaaaaaGCAGGCTGGAAAATAATCATTGGAAGATCTTATATTTATGTCCTGTGGAAAGCTGACAAACTCTGGCTACAGGGCTGGTTTTTAGTCACTTCAGAAGAGCAAGACATTTGCTATATAATTGCGGAGTCatactttgtattttttcaaagcactttagcACGTATTATCTGGGATCCAGGAAAGAAGCAAGAGGCAGAGTAGTATGGATCCCCTAGACTGGCCAATAGGACCTCAGGCATCTTCCTGCCACACTCTGATTGCTGTGGGTAAGACAGGGATGAGTTGGCAAAGTCATCGGGTTGGATTAACTATAATGATCAATTctacttctgtttcctctttcctcctcccccacctttattattattactatttttgcttagctttgaatttccttttttatttcatttgctaGAAAAGCTGATTTGAAAATTTAAGACAGTAGGTCTGACAATCTACTAATGTAGGTAATTTCGCCTGTCATTACCATGGAATAAATAAAGCACTATCAGAGTTGAAAGCAATGCTCAAGGTCATCCTCTTGACAGTATCCCTGCCAAGTGgtcatccatcatccatcctttgcttgaagatccccagggatggggaactcactaccttctaAGTCCCTTTTGGACAATCTTAATTATGaggaagtttttctttccattaagtCCAGATCTGTCTTTCTGCTACTTTTACTCCCACTGATGCTTTCTAGGGCTAACCACAACAAACATAATTACTCTTAGTCATGGCAGTCATGCAAATACTAAAACATAGCTCTCATGTCACCATGAaagcttctcttctccaagctaaacccaagcatttccttcaactgatccgcACATGACATAACTTTGAGGCCCTTCACTAATCACAGACTCATTGTGTAACAGCTAAAAcaaaccccagtttcctcattgataaagtGAGAAGTCTGGACCAGATGATGTCTAAGACCCTAAAAGGGCAAAATGAGTGGCACCAAGCTGCCCTGACGGTGGCAAAGCCAACTAGGCTATAAGTCATAGACTTGGGAGAAATGTTGAAGAACACAGAAGGGGGAAGGCATCTTGGATCTACTTCAAGCCCCCtcgtttttcagatgaagacactgaggggTTCAATGACTTGACTCAGGTCACATAGACAGAAGAGCCAgggggcaggatttgagctcatgtcCCCTAGACTCCAAATCAATATATCATGTACCTCTTATTTAGTCCACCCTCTGTTTGGTGTTTGATTTATTCTGGTGCTGTAACAAAAGCAGACAACCAAAAGTACAATGTGATACTCCTAATTTAAATTGGAATTAGATCTTTTCAGTCCTATGCTTTCAGGTTTGTAGAATTTACCAGCTCTTATATGAACAAGTCTTCGATTAGAGGTGACTGTGTTCCTGGAAATATccctaggactggagtcaggactTGATCTGACAACTGCTAGatgtataaccttggacaaggcaTCCCatggaatggaaggaaataagcatttagtaaatacctacaatgcaccaggcactgtgccaagccatttacaaatattacctcatctgatccttacgatgaccctgggagataagtgctattatgattccctttcacagttgaggaaactgaggcagacagaagttaagtgacttgcccagcattgcccaagtagtaaatgtcttagggtggatttgaatttggatcttcccgacttcaggcccagtgctctatcctccgTGCCACCTGCTGCCTCTAATCTATCTCGTGTGTCAGAGTCTCTTTCCTCGTTGTTACAAGGGGATAGTAACACCAAATACTACCTATCTTTAGGTTTATGAAGAAGCTCTAATAAAGAACGTGGGCAGAGCATTTTTATAATGTCTCTCTATAGCAGGGCTTACCTTGAAAGTATATATGGCTAATCAGAAGTAGCATTGTTCCCGGATCCACATTCTTTATCAAATTATTAATTTTCCCTTGGGTTTTCTGGCTGACGTAATTGTTGATTTGTGTAATGGCTTCCTGCGGGTCGTTGAAATCTGTAGAGACGGTTTCTGCTTCATAAATGCTCTTGACATCATCCAGAAACCTTTTCTGGACTCTCAGCTGGTCCTCCATGAATAGAGTATTGCCCAAGTGGAGCTTGAGATGTCTGTCATGTTGGTTGAGACTGTGAACAAGGTAATGGAAGCCTCGGTAGATGGTCTTCGTGGGCACTTTCTGTAGGTTGAGACTTTCAGTTAGTTGAGACAGAGTGTAATCTTTTGCTCCCAGGGTCAACATGGAGAAGCCAGTGGAAGCActcagaggggagaagaagaggttCTTATCTTTACTTTTCTGGGCCATGTCTCGGTACATCTTAAATGCAAACTCAGTGTTTTGGCGGACAATTTGTTTTGCAGCTCGTTTCTCCTCTGACTCCTGGAAAGGGTGTCTGGTCTGGTGGGTACCTTGATTTTTGTCGGGGGGCTTCTGCTGCTGAAGAGCATTTATGTCTAAATAACATCCAGCAAAGAGCAAACCCAGGATGAGGGTGCTTTTCATTGTCATTGAGAGTTATCCTGTTGAAAGACAGATGAAAAGTTAACAGGGGAAATGAGCATTGGATCCCAGTGTTTGACTGCTGGAAGAGAGCTGAGAGATcacatggatccctttggcagtctagtgaaatctatgaaccccttctcaaaatcaCGTTTTTCAATGCATAGGATTATAGagaaaaccaattttattgaaacatTATTATCATAACAaaaatagctaacgtttatatagcacttgctatgtgccaggcgctgtggtAAACATACCtgctttataattattctctcatttggtcctcataacaacatTGGAGGGATAGGgactattataatctccattttaaagataagaaaactgaggcaaatggaagttaagtgacttgcctagggtcaaacagtaagtgtctgagcaggaatttgaattcaggtctccctgactccaggcctggtactcaatccactgtgccatctagctacccctgtataaagcatttttttttaaatgttcactgTCCTTGGGTTAAGAGCCCTGAAAGTTTAATCtcctttttcagaagaggaaatcaaagtcCAGAGagtagttgacttgcccaagagccTAAAGAGAGTAAGCAGTAGAGCCGAGTCTTTTTAAACCTGCAGCTGTCTTTGCTGGCTCATCGTCTTCTCCAATTGGAGAAATGGATTTAGAATCTCAGGATCAGTGTAAAGTTAGTTTGTCCTCACTGTACTATACCTGGGGATTTTCAGTGAGTGCCCACTGAGGCACTGCACTCATCCAACCTTGGGTTAGATTCCTGCTCGGTGCATCTCTctgggggcagcttggtggcgtGGAAAGAGAAcaggtctggagtcaaaagacccaaGTATGACCACCTCTGATTCTTACTGGCTCTGAAGTCTCAATTCAGCTAAAACAAAcgattatttgtaaagtgttgtACTAGGCACGGGGGGATCCAAAATTAGAAATGGCCCTGCCGTAGGATCAGAGATTTATGGTTGGTAGAGGCAACAtaatccaaattcttcattttattttctagatCTGGCaggttaaattttgttttattttcagatctagatcctctccctcccacatcctcttctccaggtgagaaagtaagaaaaataaaaccccttACAAATGAGcttagtcaatcaaaacaaattcccacattacctacgtgtgtgtgtgcatgcatacacatatgcacacatgcacacatatacatacatttatactcATATGTTCAAatcctatatgaactgataaagaatgaagtaggcagaaccaggagaacaatttacataatgacCATGATATTATTATAAAGacagcaactttgaaagactttggaactctAATAAACAAAATGACCACAGtcccagaggactgaagatgaaataTTCTACTCCATTCCTAAGAGAGGGGTGATGgattcagagtgcagattgagacatgcacacatacatattttatacaacatgtttatatgttatataatctaCAATCACGTTCTATAATTATATTACATAAGTAGTGTATTTATTTAACATGTGTCATATATTTCATagtgattggtcattgcattgatcagagttcctaaatcttttgAAGTTTTTTGCCTTTACAGTATTGCTGCTATTGTATGAATTGTCATCCTGGTGctattcacttcattctgcatcagttgatacaagtcttcccagttttctctgcaACCATCATATTGTGTGAAATTAACagattacagatgaggaggctgggAGTGGCTTGGCCAAGGTTATGTGTACTTGTAAttggcagtaagtggcagagcctggatttgaacctagctcctttgatcccAAATCTAGTGTTGTTTATTCTATACCATGTGACCATTGAAGAATTTTGAATCCTTTGGGGGTAGATCTCCAAAGCTAGTACAACATATACACAAGTTTAATATAAGGTGGACATAATAGAGACAGGGGAGAGGTCTAGGCAAAATGGATGAAAttttgtgttcagtcattttcagtcatgtctgactctttgtacccctctttgggatttttcttggcaaaaatattggagtagtttgccatttctttctctggctgattttccagatgaggaaactgaggcaaacaggttaagtgacttgcccagggtcacacagctaataagtgtctgaggccagatttgaactcaggaagatgggtttttcctgactctaggcccagcactgtatccactgtaccaccaccCCCTACATTTAAATTAgaataatagaaatatatatatacatatagttttagaaaaattataataatcTGCCCCAAAACAATGAAATTGGAGATCATTGCTGctatattttctctgctttcctcACTGGACTCCtattaagatcaaatgagagtgATGATTAGGAGAGCCAGGTCGACTCAAGAAGATTAAAGGAATATTTGGATCTTTGATTATGTGAGAAAGTACCTCATTTTACCTCCTAGGTAAAGCATTTTACCTTCTAGGTGAAGCATCAAGTTGGTTTAAATGAAGAATTCCAAAGGATTTTGTTTGCAGATTGCATCCTTCTAGAGAAGGTAAATTCACTGACATCTTGTTGAGATGATTGAGGTCATCTTTTCTGTTGTGTTATGGAGAGTGTCCTGGCCCAAGatagttttatatccctttgtgCTTGTTAAGGATATGAGTGATTATACATGCAGAGCAGTTTATAATCATGAGTACTATATGAATATAAcacttattattattgtttcagTAGGGGCTCAATAAAGCCTTGCTCATGGGTAGCTAGATTTATTGGGAAGTGTAGAGTGTGATCTGAAGACCTTTGGTTGGGTGAGCTCTATAGTACCTGAAATCTTAGGGAAGCAAGGTCCCAAGAAAACAGAATAATAAGAAtccacatttatataatgtttgatTCAATTTTCCAAACATTTATTACACTTCTACTGTGTGGAGTTTGCTCAGTTAGGATTTAAAGTAACATAGCTTGTCTCTCTATAATCCTTTAGACTTCAAAGCAAAGAAACAATGGGAAACATCGAAAAGGAGCGGAGGAGATCCTTTTTATCcacctgtttattttttaaagtgagaatCAGTATATAAACATGATGCCAGGAATAGGACAAATAGAAAGAGCATTAGCCAAGGTGCTTATTTCAAGAGTTAGCTCTGTCTAGCAGTTCATCGTACCAAGTGACCAAGGGTCAAAGAGCAAATCCCCTGCAacatctttccttttgtttttgtttactaGACAGGTGAGATACATCTAGGTTGAGGCAGTTGCTCCACACTTCCAGATGAAGATTCACAGATCTAGAACTCCATGAAAagatctggaaaaagaaatgatctAAAGGACCAACCTAGAAGGTTTTCCTCTTAAAATGAACTTATTTCGGCATCAAAAGTGAATTAATGGTAATTCCCAGTTGTCCAACTTTTTTCTTTGCTTGGGGCCTCCTTTGGCTCTTGATTATTTTTACAGATTGCTTAATAAAATTAtcactgataataataataacagcatttatacgtaattttaaggtttgcaaagaactttaaaaaacttatctcttttgatccttaaatAATCCCAGGAGCCAGGatgttataattatccccatttcacagatatgtAAATTGAGATAGAGGTGAAGCatcttgcccaggattatacagctagcaagtatgtgagagggatttgaactcattttcccaactccaggtgtAGCATATcattcactgagccaccttgtCGCCTGTAGATTGTAATTACTGGGATATTTACATGACTTTCAGAATTTCACCCCtgattcttttc
This region of Trichosurus vulpecula isolate mTriVul1 chromosome 3, mTriVul1.pri, whole genome shotgun sequence genomic DNA includes:
- the SERPINA12 gene encoding serpin A12, with protein sequence MTMKSTLILGLLFAGCYLDINALQQQKPPDKNQGTHQTRHPFQESEEKRAAKQIVRQNTEFAFKMYRDMAQKSKDKNLFFSPLSASTGFSMLTLGAKDYTLSQLTESLNLQKVPTKTIYRGFHYLVHSLNQHDRHLKLHLGNTLFMEDQLRVQKRFLDDVKSIYEAETVSTDFNDPQEAITQINNYVSQKTQGKINNLIKNVDPGTMLLLISHIYFQGEWEKKFNTKDTKEGDFFLINGKSVKVPMMYRGGKYKTAYDEQLSCTILEIPFKGNVTGLFILPDKGKLQKVEEGLCEEKLAQWRRSLKCSSVDVSLPKFSISGTYDMRKCLSGLGVTRIFQGSADLTRISPQKNLKVSQAIHKAVLKMDENGAEAAGGTGIETLPMTVPQIIKFKEPFLMLVLDSPTQSVLFVGKIMNPK